GTGGAGAAGCCATCATTCCTGAAAGTTTCCCATTATCAATCTGGGGGTTTCACTTTGGTTAAGCTCACAAAATGATGTTTTCACAGTAGAACATTAATGCCTAGCTGTGGTAGGTGTTCAACAAATGTCAATAATATTAACGCAGCTTTGTAAGTTATCGAAAGCTATAGATACTAACATTCAGAGAGGTCAAAAGACAGTTTTCAGTTAAGGAAAGTATTTCCTCCACTGTGCCTCGCACTCACTGGCATTGCCTATAAAATGCAAACTTCAAACTGGAGACAGTTTATCAAgatcctttatttctttaaatcggGAGCAAAggattttttaatcttaaagcaGAACCATATCTTCACTTGTTTTTTCCTACTTTATGAACCCTCTAAAATATAGCACTTACTTAACATCAACCTTAAAGTTGACTGCCATAGACTGGACTTGACAAAATGTTAATTTCAAATCTTCGAAActacccaatttttaaaaattactatgttttcttgaactttaaaaaataacatgttcACACATATAATTCCATTCCTATGaagttttagaaaaaattatGGTGTTAGGATAGTGGTTATGTTGAAGGTGAATGCAGTGAGTAGGTGTTAAGAGGGGAACCTTGTTCTGTATTAGTAATACTGAGTTTCTTGACTTCGTGCTTATTGCACAGGTTGGTTGCACTGTGTGAACGCATAAAACCTCTCTCTCTAAGTATGACATACTTCAACTACAAAAATATATTCACTTGcttactggagaggatgtgaaaaaCATCCACATTACTTTTGAAACCAAAACTAAGTACAATCACCGAtgttaaaagtaaacattttgaaGCGACAAAATCCACTTTAGCTGTCTGAAATGAGAAGGCCTAACCAGAACTGGAAGTAGGCAAGCTCTCACAGGATTTTAGAGTCAGCAGCTAATTTCATGAGCACACGGAAGGGCTGCCTCCATGGAGTGAGAAAGAGTAGACAGAACCCATTTGAGTCCTAATAAGCATATCTAGAGCACAAGGCTACTATGATGCTGCTTTGGGGCTAAAGGAAAACCTAACTTGTATCCAATATCTGTCCTAAAGGTCATCTAAACACATTTGTAACCAGACTATACCTTATTTGCATTGCCTGAACCCTGAGGCCGCTGTAATCAACCTCTTTTTGCTCCAATTCTTTCCATTCATCTTCGTCCTGTAAAACAAACGCCATCTGATCaattaaagttttttgtagacataTAACTAAGCAAATAACACACTACGAAAAGTGTATCAAGTGGCTGGAACCTAAACTAAGTATGTACTTGTCTTCTGGTCAAAACTCTTGCTTCGTTCTGGGGCAAACTAGGCTAAATGGAGGATAAACATGCTCGTAGGCTAACACTATACTTCCGCTGGGTTCCTGCATGAGAGCTGTTACTTTAAGCAACTAAGAAAAGCCGAAGGAAGAAGTCAATAGGAATTTCACAACTACATTTCTACTTCAACCTTGCCACcgagagttttctttttctttcacggGCTTAGAGACTAAGTCAACACAAAAGAGCTGCTACAAATGCGGCTGCTGAAAGCGAAAATTCAGCTCAAACTACTGGGCTGAGGTCAGCACACGGAATTACTCAGCCTAGACGTCACCCGATAAACGctgctctgtgctgggcactgcgGCCCCAGACCTAGTGCCCCCGGAGGGTGGCGCCGCCCGGGCCTTGGCTAACGCCAAGCGACGCGGAGTGGGAAGGGCGGCTCCACCGCGGGTGTCGGAAGGGGTCTCAGCCCTGGCAATGCCGGCCCGAGGTGGAGAGCCTGCGTCACGTGGTGGCCCGCGCCCGTCCGCCCGGCCCCTCCCGGACGCTTCCCCGGCAGGCGGGGGCGGGCACATGGGGCACCGGCGCGCGGCCCGGGCCCTGAGTGCCGGCCTCCTGGCCCCTCACCTTCGTCACAGCCTTGGTGGCGGCCCCTGGGCCCGCAGCCCCCGCGCTCGCGGTCCCGCCGTCGCCCGGCCGGGTCCCAGCGCCCGCCCCACCGCCCGCCGCACCCGCGGCTCCACTGCTCCCGCCGGCGCTGCCCGCTGCGCCCGCGGCACTCGCCGCCCGGTTGCTCcgctctttcttcttcttcttgtcccTCTTAGCAAAGAAGTTGTCCAGGCTCCGCTCCTCCGTCTCGGCCATGGCCTCGGCCTCCTCGACCCGGATGGGTGGGGCCGGCGGCGGGTGCGGCCCGCGGGGCTCCGAGCTCGGGGTCGAGGCCGGCTCTGCGCTCACGCTGCCGGGCGCGGCGACGCCTCAGCCCCGCGGGGTCGCTGAGGCGTGCGCGGCGAGACGGGCGGCTCCCCCTGCGTGCTGGCAAGCGGTGGTACGGTCCGCCCGGGGGCTCGCGCGCCGCCGCTGTAGCCCGAGGCTGCCGGGGCTGCTGCTGCGGTGGCGGAGCAGGATCCCGCTCTCCCGACAACCTGAGGGGAAAAGGCACGCGAGTCAGAGGCCCTGGCGAGAGTGCTCGGCTAGCAGCGGCGCGTGCCGGAGGAAGACGCGCGCGCGCAGGCccggagaggaggggaagggggtggggaggggagggagagggaggagggagggcggGCTGCTAGAAGAGAGAGGCAGCGCCTGCGCCTGCGTACTTTGCTAGGCCTGCCACTGTGGGATCGCCAAGGGGCGGTGGCGGGAGGAGATGGAGGCGGAGCTGGAAAGAGAGCCAATCAGGTGCCAGGACGAAGCTCTTAGGTGACAATTCCTGACCTAGACGGGGCGGAGTCCAAGCATGGGGGCGGGGAGAGGCGGGTATATGCAAAATAAGTGACGTGTCTAATGACTCCGGTTTCCCGATTGGCCGAGGGTTTAG
The nucleotide sequence above comes from Symphalangus syndactylus isolate Jambi chromosome 10, NHGRI_mSymSyn1-v2.1_pri, whole genome shotgun sequence. Encoded proteins:
- the CDV3 gene encoding protein CDV3 homolog isoform X4, whose amino-acid sequence is MAETEERSLDNFFAKRDKKKKKERSNRAASAAGAAGSAGGSSGAAGAAGGGAGAGTRPGDGGTASAGAAGPGAATKAVTKDEDEWKELEQKEVDYSGLRVQAMQISEKEDEDNEKRQDPGDNWEEGGGGGGGMEKSSGPWNKTAPVQAPPAPVIVTETPEPAMTSGVYRPPGARLTTTRKTPQGPPEIYSDTQFPSLQSTAKHVESRKYLK
- the CDV3 gene encoding protein CDV3 homolog isoform X5; its protein translation is MAETEERSLDNFFAKRDKKKKKERSNRAASAAGAAGSAGGSSGAAGAAGGGAGAGTRPGDGGTASAGAAGPGAATKAVTKDEDEWKELEQKEVDYSGLRVQAMQISEKEDEDNEKRQDPGDNWEEGGGGGGGMEKSSGPWNKTAPVQAPPAPVIVTETPEPAMTSGVYRPPGARLTTTRKTPQGPPEIYSDTQFPSLQSTAKHVESRKY